A window of Limosilactobacillus sp. WILCCON 0051 genomic DNA:
ATGAATTCCGGCAAGTCGATCGATGTCTTAAAAGTAGCTCATAACTACGAAGAACAAGGCAAACCGGTTGTTTTACTGACCAGTGGCGTGGATACGCGGTCAGGGCGGGGGACGATTGCCAGTCGAATTGGTCTGGAAAGAAAAGTCCACCCAATCATGAAAGACACCAATGTCTATGAATACGTCAAAAACATTGACCAGCGCATTTACTGTGTCTTGATCGATGAGGCTCAGTTTCTGTCCAAAGAGCATGTCTTACAGCTGACGCAGATCGTTGATGAATTAAACATTCCCGTCATGACGTTTGGCTTGAAGAATGACTTTCGTAATGAACTGTTTGAAGGTTCCAAATATCTTTTGATCTATGCGGACAAGATCGAAGAAATGAAGACCATCTGCTGGTTCTGCCCG
This region includes:
- a CDS encoding thymidine kinase translates to MAQLFFKYGAMNSGKSIDVLKVAHNYEEQGKPVVLLTSGVDTRSGRGTIASRIGLERKVHPIMKDTNVYEYVKNIDQRIYCVLIDEAQFLSKEHVLQLTQIVDELNIPVMTFGLKNDFRNELFEGSKYLLIYADKIEEMKTICWFCPHKATMNLRMLDGHPVYEGEQVQIGGNESYYPVCRKHYFHPLLNKKQEK